From one Streptomyces mobaraensis genomic stretch:
- a CDS encoding DUF4232 domain-containing protein — MNRTPRTLSLAALLIVCTAAPLACARPAPAPTVRDEPGGRPGPRTPSAGPSRSTPAVPGASAAACPRDGLRVTAGPVDAAMGLRSMSVRLDNCGTAPRTLEGRPRLRVLGEKGEALDVAVHDDLTAATRPGGPATPARPLTLRPGAAAVAVVLWRNTYDDTRRPPLLGRHLEVTPAPGVPAQTVEPEGGLDLGSTGKVAVGPWKPAG, encoded by the coding sequence ATGAACCGGACACCGCGCACCCTCTCCCTGGCCGCGCTGCTGATCGTCTGCACGGCCGCGCCGCTCGCGTGCGCGCGGCCGGCCCCCGCGCCCACCGTCCGGGACGAGCCCGGAGGCCGGCCCGGCCCGCGCACCCCCTCCGCCGGGCCCTCGCGGAGCACCCCCGCCGTGCCGGGAGCGTCCGCCGCCGCATGCCCGCGCGACGGCCTGCGCGTCACGGCCGGGCCCGTCGACGCCGCCATGGGCTTGCGCAGCATGAGCGTACGGCTGGACAACTGCGGCACCGCGCCCCGCACCCTCGAAGGCCGCCCGCGCCTGCGCGTCCTGGGGGAGAAGGGGGAGGCGCTGGACGTCGCCGTGCACGACGACCTCACGGCCGCCACCCGCCCGGGCGGGCCGGCCACCCCGGCCCGGCCGCTGACCCTGCGCCCCGGCGCGGCGGCGGTGGCCGTCGTCCTGTGGCGCAACACGTACGACGACACCCGCCGGCCCCCGCTGCTCGGCCGGCACCTGGAGGTGACCCCGGCCCCGGGCGTCCCCGCGCAGACGGTCGAACCGGAGGGCGGCCTGGACCTCGGCAGCACGGGCAAGGTGGCGGTCGGCCCGTGGAAGCCGGCGGGCTGA
- a CDS encoding GTP-binding protein — translation MAGERGRPHHRKHRTIGTIGHRGHGKTTLAVAAGKAAAKAYRQDAGAVERIVEAAGSTRAALAPYSTHSAYATPGCHYTHFDTEARHVGDLLGHTPLDGVVLVVSALGAVPPQAREHLRLARGAGVRRLAVYLNKCDALADPEAADEAERAVRAFLREQGLDDERVPIVRGSALQALAGDLFWEASVIELMETLDARMHV, via the coding sequence ATGGCCGGGGAACGCGGACGACCACATCACCGGAAACACCGGACGATCGGGACGATCGGGCACCGGGGACACGGGAAGACCACGCTGGCCGTCGCGGCCGGGAAGGCCGCGGCGAAGGCATACCGGCAGGACGCCGGCGCCGTGGAGCGGATCGTAGAGGCCGCGGGCAGCACCCGCGCCGCGCTCGCCCCGTACAGCACCCACAGCGCCTACGCCACACCCGGGTGCCACTACACCCACTTCGACACGGAGGCCCGCCACGTCGGCGACCTGCTCGGCCACACGCCGCTGGACGGGGTCGTCCTCGTCGTCTCGGCCCTCGGTGCCGTGCCCCCGCAGGCCCGCGAACACCTGCGGCTCGCCCGGGGGGCCGGGGTGCGCCGGCTCGCGGTCTACCTCAACAAGTGCGACGCGCTCGCCGACCCCGAGGCGGCCGACGAGGCCGAGCGAGCGGTCCGCGCGTTCCTCCGCGAACAGGGGCTCGACGACGAACGGGTGCCCATCGTCCGCGGCTCCGCCCTCCAAGCCCTGGCCGGCGACCTGTTCTGGGAGGCGTCCGTCATCGAGCTGATGGAGACCCTGGACGCCCGCATGCACGTCTGA
- a CDS encoding alpha/beta fold hydrolase, with protein MVNFVLVAGARLGAWAWDDVVPHLRAAGHGVHPLTLSGLAEKRGVPAGQRTHVRDIVDAVERRELRDVVLVGHSYAGIPVGQAAGRIGDRLRRVVFVDAEVPSDGASFVSAWPDGGAAVTAEIDGHGGFWPAVPAAHYAGHGLTEEQIARIVAGATPHPGATLTEPAVLARPLDELPATYVLCRLAGDEPGDAVRGLLTGPLWRRADLDTGHWPMFSRPRELADVLLDAAGLNAPAERPC; from the coding sequence ATGGTGAACTTCGTACTGGTCGCGGGCGCCCGGCTCGGCGCGTGGGCGTGGGACGACGTGGTGCCGCACCTCCGCGCGGCCGGGCACGGCGTCCATCCGCTGACGCTGTCCGGGCTGGCCGAGAAGCGCGGTGTGCCCGCCGGGCAGCGGACCCATGTCCGGGACATCGTGGACGCGGTCGAGCGGCGGGAGTTGCGCGACGTCGTCCTCGTCGGCCACAGCTACGCGGGCATCCCGGTCGGCCAGGCCGCCGGGCGGATCGGCGACCGGCTGCGGCGCGTCGTGTTCGTCGACGCCGAAGTACCGTCCGACGGCGCGTCGTTCGTCTCCGCCTGGCCCGACGGCGGGGCGGCGGTGACGGCGGAGATCGACGGGCACGGCGGCTTCTGGCCCGCCGTGCCCGCCGCCCACTACGCGGGGCACGGGCTCACCGAAGAGCAGATCGCCCGGATCGTGGCCGGAGCGACTCCGCACCCCGGCGCCACGCTCACCGAACCCGCCGTCCTGGCCCGGCCCCTCGACGAGCTGCCGGCGACGTACGTCCTCTGCCGCCTCGCCGGCGACGAACCGGGCGATGCCGTGCGGGGGTTGCTGACGGGGCCACTCTGGCGGCGGGCCGACCTCGACACCGGCCACTGGCCGATGTTCTCCCGGCCGCGCGAGCTGGCGGACGTGCTCCTCGACGCGGCGGGCCTCAACGCACCAGCGGAGCGGCCCTGTTGA